From candidate division KSB1 bacterium, one genomic window encodes:
- a CDS encoding YtxH domain-containing protein, giving the protein MDKLRISKKAIIAAIAGAVVGLIFNALIGSLLPIIIGAALGLLIGLFVFPASGKKPKIEIVDTADPVDRYLEQILAMNKKLRLDPYLKKEVLDKFESIADKLGNIVPKANREHPGSELTYVVNRMVTNYLPELLDPYLALSPDAREGEITTLMATLNSLETEIDNIIKLIEERKVNEFRVQDTFLRHKFTEKGVEA; this is encoded by the coding sequence GTGGATAAACTCCGCATTTCCAAGAAAGCAATAATCGCTGCCATAGCAGGGGCGGTAGTGGGTCTTATTTTTAATGCATTAATCGGTTCGTTGTTACCCATTATTATCGGAGCGGCGTTAGGATTGCTCATCGGTTTGTTTGTCTTTCCTGCAAGCGGTAAAAAACCAAAAATTGAAATCGTTGATACCGCCGACCCCGTCGATAGATATCTCGAACAAATTCTTGCCATGAACAAAAAACTCAGGTTGGATCCCTATTTAAAAAAAGAAGTCCTCGATAAATTCGAATCCATTGCAGATAAGCTCGGAAATATTGTGCCGAAAGCCAATCGCGAACATCCTGGCTCGGAACTGACTTATGTAGTCAACAGGATGGTGACCAATTATCTGCCGGAACTACTTGATCCATATTTAGCCTTATCACCGGATGCGAGGGAAGGGGAGATAACCACACTCATGGCTACCTTGAATTCCCTGGAAACGGAAATCGATAACATCATCAAATTAATTGAAGAACGCAAGGTTAATGAATTTCGTGTGCAGGATACATTCTTGCGACATAAGTTTACCGAAAAAGGTGTAGAAGCTTAA
- a CDS encoding toxic anion resistance protein, translating into MNETQGSAQTTEIVPTAPSELESKEQEELEKRSATLVEELQGGKNRELVRQLESLGSDTQASSARETELLKVRVGEMMKQVGSEGAAIPDGMVKLRMTLDEINPHVVGQPGKLSRIFGKVPAIGKILKKIAIKYETVQTQIDSIVANLREGGEMLIKDNISLDNLYINVKEQQLAVQKNAYLGELIMKKLQERLATATDEERPKLESVQHAVAMRVQDLRTMEQVNMQFFVSIDMTIDNNRLLKQSVDRTITVTTGLLTVGLAIQAALARQKKVLDATRATQDYAADLLKANAASIRKQSTEIAELHTNPVLALDKVKAAHDDLLAAIEETEKIKRQGVQKATEGIAALSKMSETMGQKAGVMRSEEKEKTETSIEA; encoded by the coding sequence ATGAACGAAACGCAGGGAAGTGCACAAACAACGGAAATTGTTCCGACAGCGCCGAGTGAACTTGAAAGCAAAGAGCAAGAGGAGCTTGAAAAAAGGTCAGCAACTCTGGTTGAAGAATTGCAAGGTGGTAAAAACCGGGAATTGGTCCGTCAATTAGAAAGTCTTGGCTCTGACACTCAGGCCAGCTCTGCACGAGAGACCGAATTGCTTAAAGTTCGAGTCGGTGAAATGATGAAGCAGGTTGGAAGCGAAGGAGCAGCGATTCCGGATGGCATGGTGAAACTGCGTATGACTTTAGATGAAATCAATCCCCACGTTGTCGGACAGCCGGGAAAACTTTCCAGAATTTTCGGTAAGGTACCAGCGATTGGCAAAATTCTGAAAAAAATTGCTATAAAATATGAGACGGTTCAAACCCAGATCGATTCTATTGTCGCTAATTTACGTGAAGGCGGCGAAATGCTGATCAAAGATAATATTTCACTGGACAATCTATATATCAATGTTAAAGAACAGCAATTGGCTGTGCAAAAGAACGCCTATCTCGGTGAACTAATCATGAAAAAATTGCAAGAGCGTCTTGCGACCGCAACTGATGAGGAACGGCCTAAATTAGAATCGGTCCAGCATGCAGTGGCCATGCGGGTTCAAGACCTGCGCACCATGGAGCAGGTCAACATGCAATTCTTTGTCAGTATTGATATGACCATCGACAATAACCGATTGCTCAAGCAATCGGTGGATCGCACCATTACGGTCACAACAGGCTTACTGACGGTAGGTCTGGCCATCCAGGCTGCATTGGCACGGCAGAAGAAAGTTTTGGATGCCACCAGAGCAACCCAGGATTATGCAGCCGATCTGCTCAAGGCAAACGCGGCATCTATCCGTAAACAGAGCACAGAAATTGCGGAGCTTCATACGAATCCGGTATTGGCCCTTGATAAAGTAAAAGCAGCCCATGACGACTTGTTGGCTGCTATCGAAGAAACTGAAAAGATAAAAAGACAAGGCGTGCAGAAGGCAACTGAAGGAATTGCAGCTCTCAGTAAAATGTCTGAAACCATGGGTCAAAAAGCAGGTGTGATGCGGTCTGAAGAAAAAGAGAAAACCGAAACCTCGATTGAGGCATAA
- a CDS encoding DUF2617 family protein yields MNKNHKHYSDNSATALRHSVIEGELDLKQFNILKQSRVDSKEPKFTIHGRIIGASHLLTFDFDSRVFHELFACQENEISNNEIAAYGPLGKVSATIQLKLWNRIDYSFQAKLLRYVDAGQWLNEFEQNAAEIGRSEEWNTMGLVFDFPMHESIKIVPKTIVIVNYNETDGQIKITTAHSYPNEQTIVRSESTLQWV; encoded by the coding sequence ATGAATAAAAATCACAAACACTATTCAGACAACTCAGCCACTGCTCTGCGTCATTCTGTAATCGAAGGAGAGCTTGATCTCAAGCAATTCAACATCCTCAAGCAAAGCCGGGTTGATTCAAAGGAACCAAAGTTCACGATTCACGGACGTATTATCGGCGCCAGTCATTTGTTAACATTTGATTTTGATTCAAGAGTATTTCACGAACTTTTTGCCTGCCAGGAAAACGAAATATCCAATAATGAAATTGCTGCGTATGGTCCCCTGGGTAAAGTTTCCGCAACTATTCAATTAAAATTATGGAACCGGATCGATTATTCATTTCAGGCAAAACTACTTCGTTATGTCGATGCCGGGCAATGGCTTAATGAATTCGAACAAAACGCTGCGGAAATCGGTCGATCCGAAGAATGGAATACGATGGGACTGGTATTCGATTTTCCCATGCATGAATCAATCAAAATCGTACCGAAGACCATAGTAATTGTAAATTATAACGAAACAGATGGCCAGATTAAAATCACAACGGCTCACTCCTACCCCAACGAACAAACAATTGTGCGAAGTGAAAGCACATTGCAATGGGTGTAA
- a CDS encoding DUF350 domain-containing protein has product MVQDILTESWQMTWFVAVAMIIAFIGIKIFDALTKFDENKLVIEDGNLAVALRKGAILLGLGLGLSSSLVGPVENLWQDTAYVALYGVITFLCLFIAGFVNDKFLLIGLNNNQHIEKGNSAVGFFEVGSYLATGLILKESLGGDNASIFNALIFFVIGQLVLVIFFKIYEMVTPFNLVDLIEKNNVAAGIAAGAMLTALGLILSNSIAGPFIALGDDIIAICIAAVQGIVLLLLVRLAAARLFLPKADLKKEIEDKQNAAAIVQMDGFILTAALIIAAVVL; this is encoded by the coding sequence ATGGTACAAGACATCTTAACTGAATCATGGCAAATGACCTGGTTTGTTGCTGTTGCGATGATTATCGCTTTTATCGGCATAAAAATATTCGATGCACTCACTAAATTTGACGAGAATAAACTTGTCATCGAGGATGGCAATTTAGCTGTCGCCTTACGTAAAGGTGCAATATTATTAGGGCTTGGTCTCGGTCTTTCGAGTTCCCTGGTCGGGCCTGTCGAAAATCTTTGGCAAGATACCGCTTATGTTGCACTTTACGGTGTGATTACATTCCTATGCTTATTCATCGCTGGTTTCGTGAATGACAAGTTCTTGCTGATCGGTTTAAACAACAATCAACACATTGAAAAAGGCAACAGTGCAGTCGGATTTTTTGAAGTGGGTAGCTACCTTGCAACGGGTTTGATTTTGAAGGAATCGCTTGGCGGGGACAATGCCAGTATCTTCAATGCACTTATTTTCTTTGTAATCGGCCAACTTGTCCTGGTCATATTTTTCAAAATTTACGAGATGGTAACTCCGTTCAATTTGGTTGATCTCATCGAAAAGAACAACGTTGCTGCTGGAATCGCAGCCGGCGCCATGTTAACTGCGCTTGGATTAATACTTTCGAATAGCATCGCCGGACCATTTATCGCTCTCGGTGATGATATCATTGCAATTTGCATTGCCGCCGTTCAAGGCATCGTTTTGTTACTTCTTGTCAGGTTAGCTGCTGCACGTTTATTCTTGCCAAAAGCCGATCTGAAAAAAGAAATCGAGGACAAACAGAACGCTGCAGCCATCGTACAGATGGATGGATTTATCCTCACAGCAGCTTTGATTATTGCTGCGGTAGTTCTTTAA
- a CDS encoding spermidine synthase yields MNKNQSTARWYIASSMFLTGLCGFVFECILSTSSTHIFGNSTKEWTFTISFMLLMMGLASYLQKFPAFIKNEKLIEQFIFIEMALALLGAFAPIILFSAHAFFPEKVGGFQIFLVGGIGFLIGLEIPVAQRINEKYASLAKNISDTIALDYIGAFVGAQLFYRYLLKEFPLEQISFVVAVFNYIVAVMAYWYFYKQGNIRNVIQTRLLIGFTATALIAGFLLTPLVTMSQRQKFFRDHVIIELQTEYQHIVVTRNARTGNHDLFLNGQLQFSGDDEERYHEPLVIPAITLWSLDEKRTGNKLNVLILGGGDGLAANIVRNYPSVNSITMVDIDPGMVKFCASNPVITQYNQDVFKDANVAVLKSGAIRSMGPVPVYYEIGGINDKRKKHEISQVTEVADWEIEVESFVGELQNQKLNKFVILNYDADLFISKIKDRKWDVIIIDFPDPRTSELAKLYSWEFYVKIRSILAEGGIMVTQATSPYYAKEVFLSIRRTMEAAGFKTIPYQGFVGSFGGNWGWIIGHLLPNADLDNRLLALHQMESFKVPTRYLKPSMFQSLRTFGKGDLTAEEYPDAINYLTSIPTLDVIYEKAWQKL; encoded by the coding sequence ATGAATAAAAACCAATCCACTGCACGCTGGTACATCGCATCATCGATGTTCCTCACGGGCTTGTGTGGTTTCGTCTTCGAATGTATTTTAAGCACCTCTTCAACGCATATTTTTGGTAACTCTACCAAAGAATGGACTTTCACAATTTCCTTTATGCTGTTGATGATGGGCTTGGCCAGTTATCTGCAAAAATTTCCTGCCTTCATAAAAAATGAAAAACTAATCGAACAATTTATCTTTATCGAAATGGCGCTTGCTTTACTTGGCGCTTTTGCACCCATTATCCTATTCTCCGCTCATGCATTTTTTCCTGAAAAAGTCGGAGGGTTCCAGATATTCCTGGTTGGAGGAATTGGATTTCTCATTGGGCTGGAGATCCCGGTTGCCCAACGCATCAACGAAAAATATGCCAGCCTGGCTAAAAATATATCCGACACCATTGCCCTGGATTACATTGGTGCGTTTGTGGGAGCCCAATTATTCTACCGGTATTTATTGAAAGAATTTCCCTTGGAGCAAATTAGTTTTGTGGTTGCTGTTTTTAACTACATCGTTGCGGTTATGGCATATTGGTATTTTTACAAACAGGGAAACATTCGTAATGTTATCCAAACCCGGCTTCTTATTGGTTTTACAGCCACAGCTTTAATCGCCGGATTTCTTCTTACTCCGCTAGTTACCATGTCACAACGACAAAAATTCTTTCGGGATCATGTGATCATCGAACTACAGACTGAATACCAGCACATTGTTGTCACCCGGAATGCAAGAACCGGCAACCACGATCTTTTCCTGAATGGCCAGCTGCAATTTTCCGGCGATGATGAAGAACGCTATCATGAGCCATTAGTCATCCCGGCAATAACCTTATGGAGTTTGGATGAAAAGCGAACAGGCAACAAATTAAATGTCTTAATTCTCGGCGGTGGAGATGGATTGGCTGCTAATATTGTCCGTAACTATCCATCTGTAAACTCCATCACCATGGTAGATATCGATCCTGGTATGGTTAAATTCTGTGCGTCTAACCCGGTTATTACCCAGTACAACCAGGATGTTTTTAAAGATGCCAATGTAGCTGTTCTGAAGTCCGGAGCGATTCGGAGCATGGGTCCAGTGCCGGTCTATTATGAAATCGGCGGGATTAATGATAAACGGAAAAAACATGAAATCAGCCAGGTTACCGAGGTTGCAGATTGGGAAATCGAAGTCGAATCGTTTGTTGGTGAATTGCAGAATCAGAAGTTGAACAAATTTGTAATTCTGAATTATGATGCGGATTTATTTATCAGTAAGATAAAAGATCGCAAATGGGATGTAATCATCATTGATTTTCCCGATCCCCGAACTTCTGAACTGGCTAAACTTTACAGCTGGGAATTTTATGTAAAAATCAGGAGTATTTTGGCAGAGGGAGGGATTATGGTCACCCAGGCTACCTCTCCCTATTATGCCAAGGAAGTGTTCCTAAGTATTCGCAGAACGATGGAAGCCGCAGGATTCAAGACCATTCCGTACCAGGGATTCGTCGGCAGCTTTGGGGGAAACTGGGGTTGGATTATCGGCCATTTACTTCCCAATGCGGATTTGGATAATCGCCTTTTGGCTTTGCATCAAATGGAATCTTTTAAAGTGCCAACCCGCTATTTAAAGCCCAGCATGTTTCAATCCTTGCGAACGTTTGGCAAGGGAGACCTTACAGCGGAAGAGTATCCCGATGCCATCAATTACCTTACTTCCATTCCAACACTTGACGTAATTTATGAAAAAGCATGGCAGAAGCTTTAG